One genomic region from Prunus persica cultivar Lovell chromosome G3, Prunus_persica_NCBIv2, whole genome shotgun sequence encodes:
- the LOC18784181 gene encoding metal tolerance protein C4, whose translation MRSSSYTLLSRLRHTHRFNSRCQSQFLLFHYSDPKLTQNNDCSFSQNAPFSSSAHTLLRGLVSSSACSKRLVLLDLVSSGSVVHHQHQQQHLFHRNFFTRAKQVKIQFNDEHSQRAVTTALWCNFLVFSLKFGVWLSTASHVMFAEVVHSVADFANQALLAYGLSSSRRAPDALHPYGYSKERFVWSLISAVGIFCLGSGATIVHGFQNLWTSQPPPNIQYAALVIGGSFIIEGASLLVAIQAVKKGAAAEGMKLRDYIWRGHDPTSVAVMTEDGAAVTGLAIAAASLVAVNRTGNAIYDPIGSIVVGNLLGMVAIFLIQRNRHALIGRAMDDHDMEKVLQFLKNDPVVDSLYDCKSEVIGPGFFRFKAEIDFNGVVVVQNYLHRTGREEWAKQFRDAAKEKDDTALLKIMSNYGEEVVTALGSEVDRLEKEIQELVPGIRHVDIEAHNPIDLSP comes from the exons atgagatcGTCCTCTTATACTCTGCTCTCTCGCCTCCGCCATACCCATCGCTTCAATTCGCGCTGCCAATCCCAATTTCTGCTCTTTCACTACTCAGACCCAAAGCTCACACAAAATAACGACTGCAGCTTCTCCCAGAACGCTCCGTTTAGCTCCTCCGCTCACACTCTGCTGCGCGGTCTGGTTTCGTCATCTGCTTGCTCAAAACGGCTCGTTCTGCTCGACTTGGTTTCTTCTGGTAGTGTTGTTCACCATCAACATCAGCAGCAGCACTTGTTCCATCGCA ATTTCTTTACTAGAGCTAAACAGGTCAAGATTCAATTCAATGACGAGCACAG TCAAAGGGCAGTCACAACTGCATTGTGGTGCAACTTCCTTGTGTTTTCTCTCAAATTTGGTGTCTGGTTATCAACCGCCAGTCATGTTATGTTTGCTGAAGTTGTTCACTCAGTTGCAGATTTTGCAAATCAG GCGCTTCTTGCTTATGGTTTGAGTAGCTCAAGGCGTGCACCGGATGCTCTCCACCC TTATGGATACTCCAAGGAAAGATTTGTCTGGTCTTTGATATCTGCTGTTGGTATCTTTTGTCTTGGTTCTGGTGCGACTATTGTTCATGGATTTCAAAACTTGTGGACTTCACAG CCCCCTCCAAATATTCAGTATGCAGCTCTTGTGATTGGTGGCTCATTTATTATTGAAG GTGCTTCTCTTCTTGTTGCCATACAAGCTGTCAAGAAAGGTGCAGCTGCTGAGGGCATGAAATTGAGAGACTACATTTGGCGTGGCCATGATCCCACATCTGTTGCTGTCATGACAGAG GATGGCGCGGCTGTAACTGGTCTTGCTATTGCTGCGGCATCATTGGTTGCAGTGAATAGAACAGGAAATGCAATTTATGATCCCATAGGATCAATTGTAGTTGGCAACCTACTTGGAATG GTGGCTATTTTTCTGATCCAAAGGAATAGGCATGCTTTGATTGGTAGGGCAATGGACGACCATGATATGGAGAAGGTTCTCCAGTTCTTGAAAAATGACCCG gttGTGGATTCCCTATATGATTGCAAAAGTGAGGTGATTGGTCCTGGGTTCTTCCGATTTAAGGCTGAAATAG ATTTCAATGGAGTGGTGGTAGTTCAAAATTATCTCCACAGGACTGGGCGTGAAGAATGGGCTAAGCAG TTTCGTGATGCTGCAAAGGAGAAGGATGATACTGCGTTGCTTAAAATCATGTCAAATTATG GTGAAGAGGTAGTGACAGCCTTAGGAAGTGAAGTTGATAGGTTGGAAAAGGAGATCCAAGAGCTTGTTCCCGGTATACGGCATGTCGACATTGAGGCACACAATCCAATAGACCTTTCCCCATGa